One part of the Anaerolineales bacterium genome encodes these proteins:
- a CDS encoding DUF92 domain-containing protein, translated as MFEIFLAVDWQQLAIGMAIAAGLAAAAWRLRMLAPSGALAAVLLGGLTFGIGGFPAAIVLVAFFVSSSVLTRLFSKRKKALAKTFSKGGQRDWAQVLANGGPALLALALGALGWLPDGIAWPAFAAALAGATADTWATELGVLSPGQPQLITTGQRVPKGTSGGVSLVGSLAAAGGALLIALVAGFVGAGFMQAGFLFSVLLAGILGSYFDSLIGATVQAIYYCPDCKKETEQHPLHSCGTATTRRRGWAWMSNDWVNFLSGLFSILALLAAATFLL; from the coding sequence ATGTTCGAGATCTTTCTGGCGGTTGACTGGCAGCAACTCGCTATCGGTATGGCCATTGCCGCCGGCCTGGCGGCGGCCGCCTGGCGCCTGCGCATGCTGGCCCCCAGCGGGGCACTGGCGGCTGTGCTGCTGGGCGGGCTCACCTTTGGCATCGGTGGCTTTCCCGCTGCCATCGTGCTGGTGGCCTTCTTCGTCTCCTCCAGCGTCCTCACTCGCCTCTTCTCCAAACGCAAGAAGGCGCTCGCCAAGACCTTCTCCAAGGGCGGCCAGCGTGATTGGGCCCAGGTGCTCGCCAACGGCGGCCCGGCCTTGCTGGCGCTCGCCCTCGGCGCGCTCGGCTGGCTTCCCGATGGCATTGCTTGGCCGGCCTTCGCCGCCGCCCTGGCTGGCGCCACGGCGGATACTTGGGCCACGGAACTTGGCGTGCTCAGCCCTGGCCAGCCGCAGCTCATCACCACCGGCCAGCGCGTGCCCAAGGGCACGTCTGGCGGGGTTTCGCTGGTGGGCAGCCTGGCCGCGGCTGGCGGCGCGCTGCTGATCGCTCTCGTGGCTGGCTTTGTAGGAGCGGGTTTCATGCAGGCAGGCTTCCTGTTCTCGGTGCTGTTGGCTGGCATCCTTGGCTCGTACTTTGACTCACTTATCGGCGCTACCGTGCAGGCGATCTACTACTGCCCTGACTGCAAAAAGGAGACCGAGCAGCACCCTCTGCACAGTTGTGGCACGGCTACCACGCGCCGCCGCGGCTGGGCCTGGATGAGCAACGATTGGGTCAATTTTCTCAGCGGCTTGTTCAGCATTCTGGCGCTGTTGGCCGCAGCTACATTCTTGCTGTGA